The Anaerolineales bacterium region GGATTGAAAATATCGGCGAGATAGATCGCCGCCGATTGCAGGGAGATGAAATAGGGCGCAAGAAGCAAAGGAATAAACCGCAGGTTTCTCGGGTCGCGGAACACTTGCCAGACAAACGCCGCCAGATTGGAAATTGGATCGCCCGCTGTGTACCCAGCTCGATATGCCGAGTTGAAGAAGTAGAGGAAAATATCTTGAATTCGCTCCAGCCAAAGCGTCAGGGGATAATTGATGAGGCTGAGGAGAAAACCCGTTAAGAAGAAAAGGACCACGAACGCCCAGAACCTCCCGCGCGAAGCTTTCGGCGAGAGATCGAACATTGAGTTCAAATAGGCGTTTCCAAGGCGGACAAAACCCTCCTTGAAAAGACGCCATTCTTTTTTTAACGCCGATTCGGGTTTAATCGTCCTATTCATCGTCCGTTGACCTCGATCCAGCGGAGGATCTCTTCCATATCTTGTAATTCAGCGCTCATGGTTCGCCGTAGTTGATCGTTGCGGACGATGATCGCACGCGTCCTCATCAGTAGGGATTTCAATGCGAGTTTCACTTCCCCGCGCTTGGGGTCGGCTCGCACGATCGCCTCGCTTAACCATTCAACATACTGTTTGACTGCCCGTTCCTGACTTGTGGCTTCAAGGATGTTCCTACGGCGCTCGATTTGCTCCTTCTCTGCTTTGGCGTGTTTGAGCCAATTGGCTTCCCATTTGCCAATGATTTCCGCGTTGACATCCGGGTTCAAACGCGGGTTGCTGATGCTGACCTTGATCACTTTCAAACCACGAGCTTTTAGGAGTTCATACTCGCGACTCAAAACCGGTGGGCTGTATTCCACCCGCCGTCCGAATTCATCGAGATGATCCACAAATTGCTTTGTCAGCCGCGCCGTAACCATCTCATTGATGACTTCGAACGCGGTCTGCTGTTCGTCTTTGTTCTTGGCAGGAGGGGCAGGAGGCGTATAAGGCTCTGGTTCTTCGGAAGGCGTTGATGACTTTTCTTTTTTCTCCAACGCGGCGACACTACGCGCCATCCACAAATTGATCTGGCGCAGGATTCTAGCGATAGCGGTTTGAATTGTGTCGCGGCTCGGACCCACTTGAATCGCTTGCGTGAGCGGATCAATTTCTTCTTCAGTTGGTTCTATTGGGGGGGGCTGCACCGGCGGGACATTTTGCTCCGCGCTGAAGAATTCATCCAGTTTGAATTTGGAAGCGTAATCCCGCCACACATCCACGGCGAGCGCGGCGGGCAATTGATTCCATGCTGCACGGTAACGCGGGTTTTCAGGCTTGTAATCTGGGTTAATGCCCTCGCCAATGACTGCTTTATAGATCGCTTCCTGATCTTCCTTTTCCTCCCTCTTGTCCCTCGACGTGACACCGGCGCGATATCCAAAACGGGAGCCAGGTTGTTTTTTGTTTGGAAAGCCCGTATCTACGCGGAATACCACGTTGATGGTCGGAACAACTTCGATACCGTCGCGTGTCAATGCGCTGACCTGTTTGCGCCGATCCTGAATTTGGTGGTATTCATCTTGGGATTGTTCGTCCGTTTTGTCCGCGAATGGATCTTCACCTTCACGCGTCGGTCCGACGGTGTGAGTCTGTATATGTAGATCAACCGTGCCGGCGACGGTCTCGCTCGTTTCGGTGAAATGGACGCCGGGTCCGAGTTTCTGCTTGATCTTTGTGGCAGTACGGGTCACTGCGCCGCTGGCAGAATCGAGCCACAGAACCCCCGGCCCCTTCCTGTTTTCCTCGCCCGGTTCTTTTTCTTCGATGCCGTTCTTGATGAAAATCGCCGGTCCGCGGCTGCCAAAAAGGCTCGCGATCAGCCGGTCGAAAATTTTCTGGCGGTCGGTGAACGTATGCACCGGCAGGATAAATTGCGAGAAGAATGCCATCCAAATAACCAGCAGGATGGGAAAGGCGCAGAACAGATCAATGAAAATCCGCACTTCGTTGATGCGTATTCCCCCGAGGGCGAAAATATCCCAAACATAGGCGACCAAAAGGAAAACCAGCCACCCGGCAATGTAAAACCACGGCCTTCTGTAAAACGGAGTGTCGCCCATTTCGTTGAATTTTATAACAAAACCGCGCAATGCGCCACGACCAAAGGCGGTAAAATTCTGTCCATGCTCCGCGTGGAATTTCATTGCCATACCATCGCTTCAAAGGATTCACTGACGCGGCCGCGCGATCTGGTGGAGGCGTGCCGCCGCAAAAAGATTGACCGCGTCATCGTGACCGATCACAACACGATTGCGGGGGCGCGAGCGGCTCAAACACTGGACCCGGAGTTGGTCATCGTGGGGGAGGAGATTCTCACCACGCGGGGGGAAATCCTTGCCGCGTATGTGACCGAGGAGATTCCCGCGCGGTTAACTCCGCAAGAGACGATTCGACGGCTGAGGGATCAGGGCGCGTTTATCAGCGTGTCGCACCCTTTTGACCGGTTCCGCGAGGGCGGTTGGACGGAGGATGACTTGCTGGAAATCCTTCCGCTGGTGGATGCGATCGAGGTGTACAACTCGCGTTGCTGGCTTCCGCAGTTCAACCGCGAGGCGAGACTCTTTGCCGAGAAGCACAACGTGGCTGGCACGGTTGGCTCGGACGCGCACGCGGCGTTCGAGTTGGGGCGAAGCCTGCTGAGGTTGGACCAGTTTGAAGGTCCGGAGGAGATGCGAGGCGTCATCCGCAGTGGAATCCCGCAGACGCGCTGGTCGCCGCCGTGGATCCATCTTGTTTCGCGTTGGGCGAGTTTTTGGAAGAGGGTTAATCCAAGTCTTGACATGAAAATTCAGGCATGATAATCTTGCGCTCACGTGCCTGATCCGCCTTGAAAGCGAAGTGGCGATTGGGCATAAATTTTTCTCAGTAGGAGAGTTGCAAGATGTCAGAACGATATGTTGGTACGGTCAAGTGGTTCAATGCCACCAAGGGCTACGGCTTCATCGGCCGTGAGAATGGCGAGGATGTGTTTGTGCATTTCAGCGCCATCCAGTCCGATGGCTACCGCAAGTTGGAAGCCGAGCAGAAAGTGGAGTTTTCCGTTGAGGATGGTCCTAAAGGTCTGCAAGCCGCCAACGTGGTGCCCGTCTCGTAAGACTGAGACCAGTTTTGCGAACCGAACAGAGTTGCCGTGAGGCAGCTCTGTTTTTTTATGTTACTGCGGCAGGCAGCGCGCAACTTTTTTTACGGTGTTTCGTAACTATTTCATAGTAAAACTTATGCAAAACCCCAAACGATCAGCCGCGAAGCACGCGGATTCGCGCGAATTATTTTCGATTTTGCGAAAATTCGCGTTAATTCGCGGCAAAAGAGAGGTTCTGCGTAAGTCTCGGTAAAGAAACAATATGAAAAATCTGGAGGTTTTATGGCGCTGGCAAATGTTATCCAAACGAACGGTTTGACGCGTCGTTTTCACAAAGTGACCGCAGTCGATCATGTCGCCTTGCAAGTTCCGCAGGGAAGTATTTACGGTTTTTTGGGACCAAATGGCGCAGGAAAAACTACAACTATTCGATTGCTCCTGCGCTTGATTCGTCCTGATGAAGGCACAGTTCGCATTTTGGGATTTTCTCTTCCTCAACAGCGAGAGGCGATCCTTCAGAAAGTCGGGTCGTTTGTGGAACTGCCATCGCTATATCCACACCTGACCGGTTATGAAAATCTTGACATAACCAGAAGATTGCTTGGCGTAAACCGGCATAAAATCAGCGCTGTTCTAAACCTTGTCCGTTTGGAAAAAGATTCGCAAAGATTAGTGCGGGGCTATTCTTTGGGGATGCGTCAGCGTTTGGCTTTGGCGCTTGCACTATTAGGCGACCCAGAACTTCTTATTCTCGATGAACCGACAAATGGATTGGATCCGGCGGGGATTCAAGAGATGCGGGCATTAATACGACGCCTGGCAACAGAGCAGGGAATCACCGTCTTCATATCCAGCCATTTACTCAATGAAGTGGAGCAAATTGCCACTCATGTTGGAATTGTGTCTAGGGGTAAATTGATCTTCCAAGGCAGGCTGGATCAACTTCGGGCGGAAGGTGAAGCCTATATCCAAATCAAAACCGATCAAACGGAAGCCGCTTCTCAACTCCTTATTGATAATGGCTTTGTCGTTCGGCGATACTCAGGAAATGAAATACGCCTTGTCAACGATTTGCAAACCAATTCGTCGGCGGTCACGAAGTTGTTGGTGCAGAATCAGATCGAAGTGTTTCAAATCAACAGCATCACTCCATCGCTGGAAGAAATCTTTATGCGGTTGACTTCGGAAAAGGAGGATTAACCATGAAAGCATTGATCGTCGCCATCCAGGTAGAGGCAATAAAATTACGCCGCACACTCGCGTTTTGGATGATGTTTTTAGCGCCATTGGGAATCGTGGGGATGACCGTCCTTTTCGATGTTCGCCTTGCGGCAGATGTTTCTGGGGCAGGCGAAGATGCTTGGGCGGTCATGGTACGCGACACGCTGGGATTCTGGGTAGTTCTTATGCTGCCGATGTTCGTCGCGCTTGAAAGTTCTCTTTTGGCGCAACTCGAACATGGTCAAAAGATGTGGAAACATCTGTTTTCTCTTCCAACCCCTCGTTGGACGACCTATCTGGCAAAATTGATTATCACCATGATCATAGTCGGCGTGTCTACGGCTGTTCTTATGGCAGGAATAGTTTTATCCGGCTGGCTTATACAGAAGTTTGGAATCCGCCCGGATTTTAACTGGACAAGTCCGAACCCCTCATGGGGCGTTGCGGTCCGCACCGCGCTGCATGTATTTATACTTTCATGGTGCATGATCGCCCTGCAGACTTATGTAAGTATGAAATGGTCAAGTTTTATAGTGGCTTTAGGGGTTGGGAGCGTTGGCTCCATGTTGTCTTTTATCCTTGTGAGGAGCGTTACATTCGCGCAAGTTATTCCTTGGTCTTTGCCCTTCAACGCGTTGGAACCTTATATCAAACAACAGACTTCGCTGGGGTTACCGCTATTGGTAAGCCTGGCTGGCGCTTTTGTTTTTACAATGCTTGGGCTATGGGATTTGAATACAAAAGACATAATCTGATTAAATCTGAGCACGAGAGTAAAAGCGCCATAACGTACAGAAAGAGCGCGTCTTTCAGTCGTTATGGCGCGAAAGCCGCCTATGGCGGTGGTCGTTTACTAACAACTTTGTTTTTACTTGAACTCGTTCACCATCCCGCGATATACGGTTCCCACTCGCGGTATTCGTTGAGATGTTTGCCGAAAATATACGCGGCATTTGCGGGCGGCTCTTTGGGTGGCGTGTGCAAACGCATGTGCGATTCCTCCACCTTGCGCCCGCCTTTGCGATGGTTGCACGACGGGCACGCCGCGACCACGTTGGTCCAAATGTGCGCGCCGCCGAGGTGACGGGGAATCACGTGGTCAACAGTAAGCCCGCCTTCGCGCTTGCCGCAATACTGGCAGGTATAATTATCCCGACGGAAGACCTCGCGCCGTGTCAACTTGACGTGCGGACGCGGGCGATGGATCTGGCTTTCGAGCCGGATGATCGAAGGGCATGGGATCAGTTCCCTCACGGTTCGAATATGACCGCGCCCGTTCATAACCATCCCGGCTTTGCCAGCCAGAAGCAAACCCACCGCGCGTCTAGTCGTACAGACGTTGATCGGTTCGAAATTTGCATTCAACACCAGCACAGGTTCGTACATTCGGTCTCCGTATAACAGGCACGATTATACTGCTGATTTTTTGAACGTGTAAAACTACGAGGAGCGCTTGTGAATATATTGATCGCCGGGGGAACGGGCTTTCTCGGTTCGACCCTCGCGGACAGGCTCGCCGCAGATGGGCACAAAGTTTTCATTCTCACGCGGCGTAAACCCAGCGCGCCGAATCACTTTCAGTGGGATGGAATCAGGAACAGTGGATGGACTCCCATCGTCAACGAAGTGGACGCGGTCCTAAACCTCACCGGACTCAGTACCGCACACTGGCCCTGGACGAAAAAACGGAAGCGGCAATTTGTGGATTCACGCGTCTTACCCGGACATGCGCTTGCCTCCGCCATAGGGAGCGCCATCCGCCGTCCGCGCGTTTTTCTACAAGTCTCGGGCATCAACCACTACGGCTTACGCGGCGACTCGGTTGCGGACGAATCCACGCCGCCTGCGGATGATTTTCTCGCCCAACTTACCGTCCAATGGGAAGAGTCCACGCGCCCACTCGAAGAACTTGGCGTTCGCAGGGTGGTCCTGCGCTCGGCGGTTGTGCTGGACAAACAGCGCGGCTTGTTTCCGTTGATGGTTTTGCCCGTCCGATTATTTTTTGGCGGCAGGTTTGGGAACGGCTTGCAAGCCTTCCCGTGGATTCACATCGAAGATTATGCGCGAGCCGCGCGCTTCCTGCTTGAGGACGAAAACGCGCGCGGTCCCTTCAACCTCATTTCGCCGGAACTCACCAGCAACGCGGAATTCATGCGCGAGACTTGCAAGGCTCTTGCGCGTCCATATTGGTTCCATCTCCCAGAATCCCTGCTGAGACTGACCCTCGGCGAGATGAGCGTCATGCTCGTGGATGGGCGATTTGCCCGCCCCAACCATTTGCTGGAAATGGGATTCAAATTCAACTATGGCGATCTGAGCGGCGCGTTGAAAAATCTATTTGCATAAAAGGAACCTTCATGAAACGATTGATCTTGTTATTGTGCCTTTTCTTTTCCGCTTGTTCAGCCCCGGGCGAACCGCAGGGGTTTGCTCAATCCCTCCCTACGGCGTTCATTGACCCGTCTTACCCGACCATCCAAGCCGCGCCGGCCGCGCCGGTGCAATCCCTCAGCGGGATCAACGTCAGCGCGACGCGCGCTTGGCGCGAAGGCAAGGATGTGAACGCCGAAGTCTGCTTTACGTTAATTGACGCGTCGGATTGGTCCATTTGGGGCGCTAGTTTGCAATACGGCGAGACGGTTGTATTCGATTTTGCTTCGACCATGCTTAGTTTGCAGTTGCCGGTGGAAGGACAACCGGGATTGCGATGCGACACCCTGTCGTTTTTCAACATTCCACCAGATGCCGACCTTTCCGCCGTGACCATTTCAGTGGATGCCATTGCCGCGCCTCCGCGCCCGGAGGATTACTGCACGATCTACATGCCAAAGATCCAACAGACGCTCGACGCGCGCGGCGCGGGCATTGTTCTCGGCTGTGCAGATGCGAATGGAGTTCAAATCATGCAGATCGTAGCCAAACCCGAAAGCATGTCGCAGGAAGAGGCGGAGCAGATCGTCTTCAGCGATGAGTTCTACACCGTTCGCGGACCGTGGTCGTTCACGTTCGATCTTGGGCAGTGATGATGTATAATCGCCGCATGTCCAAAGCCAAGTTGTTTCGGAAATATTATTATCAACTTACATGACCCTGCGAAGGCGACTTGAACGCGTGGCGCACTCGCCGTTTAAGGCTCGCGCCACGCGTTTTTATTTATAATATCCGTAGAGCGGGATGTTCTCCCGCTTATGCAGAGGTAGAAATGAACATCGAAGACCAAGTTGAATTATTGATGCAAGGCACCGATTACGGCGACGAAGACCTCAAAAAGGCGATGAGCGCCGAGTTGCGCGCCCGCCTCGCCGAAGGCAGACCTCTGCGCGTCTATTGCGGTTACGATCCCACTTCCACCGATCTGCACTTGGGACACACGATCACCATGCGGAAACTTCGCCAGTTTCAAGATTTGGGACACGAAGTAACCTTTTTGATCGGAAGTTATACCGCGCTCGTCGGCGACCCTTCGGATAAGAACAAAGCGCGCCCGATACTCACACAGGAACAAGTTGGAGAAAACTCAAAAACGTATGCCGAACAGGCATTCCGTGTGCTAGACCAATCGAAAACGAAAGTCCGCTATAACGGCGAGTGGCTGAGTGAATTATCGCTGGTGGATTTGATCCGCCTTGGACAGAACTTCACCGTGCAGCAGTTTCTGGCGCGGGATAATTTTGCGAATCGTTTGGACAAGGGCGAGCCGATCTTCCTGCATGAAACGTTTTACGCGCTGATGCAGGGATACGACGCCGTCGCGATGCAGACCGATGTGCAAGTCGGCGGGACGGATCAACTGTTCAACATCATCGTAGCGGGAAGGAAATTGCAGGAGGCGTTGGGTCAGAAGCCGCTCGTGGGCATCATCACCGGTATCTTGCCCGGCACCGACGGCGTCCAGCGGATGTCTAAATCCACCGGCAATATTGTGCCGATCAACACTGGCGCGGAGGACATGTACGGCAAGTTGATGTCCATTCCCGATTTTGCGATGGGGACGTACATGCGGCTCGTCACGCGCTGGAGTCCGCAGGAGATCGAGAAATTGGAAAAAGACCTTGCGGCAGGAACCGCTCATCCACGCGACGTGAAGATGGCGTTGGCGCGCGAGATTGTATCCATTTTCTACGGCGAAGCAGACGCCCAGTCCGCGCAAGAGGCGTTCGTCAAGTTGTTCCAGCAGAAAGCGCTGCCGGACGAAATGCCGGAGTTCCAGTCCATGCCCGGTCAGTCGGTGATGGAGATTCTTTTGGCGGCGAAGTTGGCGGCAAGTAAATCGGAGGCGCGGCGGTTGTTCGAGCAAAAAGGCGTGCGGTTGGATGGCGAGACGATCAAGAACGGCGCCGAACCCCTGCCTCACCCCGGTGTATTGCAGGTGGGAAAGAGGAAGTTCTTGCGCGTTAAATAAAAGTTGGCGAGGCGGTTTGAGCGCTATGTGCCTCTGAACGCTGGTTCCTGTGGAGAGCGTTTTGAAATTCGTTTTTAACCACAGATGAACGCGGATAAACCTCATTGATTGATGAATATTCCGAAAAAACGTTCAAAATCCTTTTCGTCGGCGTTTATCTGTAGTAAATTTTAATTCAGGATTTACGCAGAATATCTCCTTTGCCGCGAATTAACACGAATTTTTATGAACTCTGAAATAATCCGTGTAATTCGCGGCTGGTCTTTTTAGGTCTTGCGTATGTCCTATTTATAAAACACTCTCTTACACTTTTAAAATTGTGACGTTGACCGCAAAACGCGCAGAGGACCCAGGTTTTTCTATTTTTGCAACATCCAAAAGGATTTCTGGAAGGCACTCGGTTCTGAAACTTGTATGCAAAAAACTTGGTATTGCCGTTCATCCGTAGTACAATAACGGTGTAAGAGTTTGACAATTTTGTTCGCGTTGATTCACGTGATGGGGGAACGGGTCGTCAGCAGGAAACGAAATCTCGAAAACTCCGAACTGAGTCCGATCAATTTTATACTCTCTGAGGAGATAGCAATGAAGGTTCAAAAATCGAAGTTCGATCAAAAATGGAAAACCATCCGTGGGCGCACCATCGAATGGTTCGACCTGCTTGGCGAACACGACTTGAAAAAAGTGGATAAAGCAGTAGACAAGCAAGACAAATTCGTGACCCTCTTGCAGGTCAAATACGGATACACGCGCCAGCAAGCCGCGGAAGAGATCAACAAACGTTGGACGGCGTTCTATTTGGCGAACAAGATCGGCGCGTGACCTTCATTGGCGAAAGCAAAGCGGACTCGATACAATCGAGTCCGCTTTTTATTTTATGGCGAAATTGACGCAAAGCGTTTGTAGTTATTTTCCAAACTGTTTTTCCGCGTAATCGCTGTAGCCTCCGAGGAATTCTGTGATGCGCGAATCCTTTAGCTCGAACACGCGGTTGACGGTGCGGTCGAGAAAATAACGGTCATGCGAGATGACGAGCACGGTCCCGTTGAAATCTTCCAGCGCGTTTTCCAACACTTCGGCGGAGGCGATATCGAGATTGTTCGTCGGTTCGTCCAGCAACAGGAAGTTGGCTCCCGATAGGACGAGTAACGCCAACTGAAGCCGACTCCGCTCGCCGCCCGAAAGCGAGCCGACCCTTTGAGTCGCTTGACGATAGGTGAACAAGTAGCGGGTCAGAAAAGAAACGGCGCGTCCTTCGCTCATGTTGCCGCCGAGTCGCACCGCGTCCATGACCGTCTGCTCGAAATCCAGCGTCTCATGTTCCTGCGCGTAATACCCGACTTTCACGCTGGGTCCGATCTTGATCTCGCCGCCGGTTGGTTGCTCTTTTCCAAGAATCAAACGCAACAACACGGACTTTCCCGCGCCGTTCGCGCCGATCAACCCCACGCGCTCGCCATGCCGA contains the following coding sequences:
- a CDS encoding SPFH domain-containing protein — its product is MAMKFHAEHGQNFTAFGRGALRGFVIKFNEMGDTPFYRRPWFYIAGWLVFLLVAYVWDIFALGGIRINEVRIFIDLFCAFPILLVIWMAFFSQFILPVHTFTDRQKIFDRLIASLFGSRGPAIFIKNGIEEKEPGEENRKGPGVLWLDSASGAVTRTATKIKQKLGPGVHFTETSETVAGTVDLHIQTHTVGPTREGEDPFADKTDEQSQDEYHQIQDRRKQVSALTRDGIEVVPTINVVFRVDTGFPNKKQPGSRFGYRAGVTSRDKREEKEDQEAIYKAVIGEGINPDYKPENPRYRAAWNQLPAALAVDVWRDYASKFKLDEFFSAEQNVPPVQPPPIEPTEEEIDPLTQAIQVGPSRDTIQTAIARILRQINLWMARSVAALEKKEKSSTPSEEPEPYTPPAPPAKNKDEQQTAFEVINEMVTARLTKQFVDHLDEFGRRVEYSPPVLSREYELLKARGLKVIKVSISNPRLNPDVNAEIIGKWEANWLKHAKAEKEQIERRRNILEATSQERAVKQYVEWLSEAIVRADPKRGEVKLALKSLLMRTRAIIVRNDQLRRTMSAELQDMEEILRWIEVNGR
- a CDS encoding PHP-associated domain-containing protein translates to MLRVEFHCHTIASKDSLTRPRDLVEACRRKKIDRVIVTDHNTIAGARAAQTLDPELVIVGEEILTTRGEILAAYVTEEIPARLTPQETIRRLRDQGAFISVSHPFDRFREGGWTEDDLLEILPLVDAIEVYNSRCWLPQFNREARLFAEKHNVAGTVGSDAHAAFELGRSLLRLDQFEGPEEMRGVIRSGIPQTRWSPPWIHLVSRWASFWKRVNPSLDMKIQA
- a CDS encoding cold-shock protein; its protein translation is MSERYVGTVKWFNATKGYGFIGRENGEDVFVHFSAIQSDGYRKLEAEQKVEFSVEDGPKGLQAANVVPVS
- a CDS encoding ABC transporter ATP-binding protein; protein product: MALANVIQTNGLTRRFHKVTAVDHVALQVPQGSIYGFLGPNGAGKTTTIRLLLRLIRPDEGTVRILGFSLPQQREAILQKVGSFVELPSLYPHLTGYENLDITRRLLGVNRHKISAVLNLVRLEKDSQRLVRGYSLGMRQRLALALALLGDPELLILDEPTNGLDPAGIQEMRALIRRLATEQGITVFISSHLLNEVEQIATHVGIVSRGKLIFQGRLDQLRAEGEAYIQIKTDQTEAASQLLIDNGFVVRRYSGNEIRLVNDLQTNSSAVTKLLVQNQIEVFQINSITPSLEEIFMRLTSEKED
- a CDS encoding ABC transporter permease — encoded protein: MKALIVAIQVEAIKLRRTLAFWMMFLAPLGIVGMTVLFDVRLAADVSGAGEDAWAVMVRDTLGFWVVLMLPMFVALESSLLAQLEHGQKMWKHLFSLPTPRWTTYLAKLIITMIIVGVSTAVLMAGIVLSGWLIQKFGIRPDFNWTSPNPSWGVAVRTALHVFILSWCMIALQTYVSMKWSSFIVALGVGSVGSMLSFILVRSVTFAQVIPWSLPFNALEPYIKQQTSLGLPLLVSLAGAFVFTMLGLWDLNTKDII
- a CDS encoding HNH endonuclease, whose protein sequence is MYEPVLVLNANFEPINVCTTRRAVGLLLAGKAGMVMNGRGHIRTVRELIPCPSIIRLESQIHRPRPHVKLTRREVFRRDNYTCQYCGKREGGLTVDHVIPRHLGGAHIWTNVVAACPSCNHRKGGRKVEESHMRLHTPPKEPPANAAYIFGKHLNEYREWEPYIAGW
- a CDS encoding TIGR01777 family oxidoreductase, which gives rise to MNILIAGGTGFLGSTLADRLAADGHKVFILTRRKPSAPNHFQWDGIRNSGWTPIVNEVDAVLNLTGLSTAHWPWTKKRKRQFVDSRVLPGHALASAIGSAIRRPRVFLQVSGINHYGLRGDSVADESTPPADDFLAQLTVQWEESTRPLEELGVRRVVLRSAVVLDKQRGLFPLMVLPVRLFFGGRFGNGLQAFPWIHIEDYARAARFLLEDENARGPFNLISPELTSNAEFMRETCKALARPYWFHLPESLLRLTLGEMSVMLVDGRFARPNHLLEMGFKFNYGDLSGALKNLFA
- the tyrS gene encoding tyrosine--tRNA ligase — translated: MNIEDQVELLMQGTDYGDEDLKKAMSAELRARLAEGRPLRVYCGYDPTSTDLHLGHTITMRKLRQFQDLGHEVTFLIGSYTALVGDPSDKNKARPILTQEQVGENSKTYAEQAFRVLDQSKTKVRYNGEWLSELSLVDLIRLGQNFTVQQFLARDNFANRLDKGEPIFLHETFYALMQGYDAVAMQTDVQVGGTDQLFNIIVAGRKLQEALGQKPLVGIITGILPGTDGVQRMSKSTGNIVPINTGAEDMYGKLMSIPDFAMGTYMRLVTRWSPQEIEKLEKDLAAGTAHPRDVKMALAREIVSIFYGEADAQSAQEAFVKLFQQKALPDEMPEFQSMPGQSVMEILLAAKLAASKSEARRLFEQKGVRLDGETIKNGAEPLPHPGVLQVGKRKFLRVK